From Aedes albopictus strain Foshan chromosome 1, AalbF5, whole genome shotgun sequence, one genomic window encodes:
- the LOC134289741 gene encoding uncharacterized protein LOC134289741 — MSQRQYLKDLLRRFQMDECKPISTPMECRLKLPRGEEKGRTAQPYRELIGCLTYASLTTRPDLSAAVNFFSLEIGCPTDEHWSYLKRVLRYIKGTLDIGLEYRADSEVPLIQVFADADWANDPVDRRTVSGCLFKVAGCCVTWITRKQQVVSLSSTEAELNALCAAACFEIWLVRLLKDLGKDAELPV, encoded by the coding sequence ATGAGCCAACGACAGTACCTGAAAGATTTGCTTCGACGATTCCAGATGGACGAGTGCAAGCCGATATCCACGCCTATGGAGTGTCGGCTGAAGCTACCACGAGGTGAAGAGAAGGGGCGTACAGCGCAACCGTACCGCGAGCTCATCGGCTGCCTGACGTACGCATCACTCACGACAAGACCAGATCTGTCGGCGGCCGTGAATTTCTTTAGCCTTGAAATTGGCTGCCCGACTGATGAGCACTGGTCGTACCTGAAACGTGTTCTGAGGTACATCAAAGGGACACTAGACATCGGACTGGAGTATCGTGCTGATTCGGAGGTGCCGTTAATTCAGGTGTTCGCTGACGCGGACTGGGCCAACGATCCGGTGGACCGCCGGACGGTTAGTGGATGCTTGTTCAAGGTAGCTGGCTGTTGTGTTACCTGGATAACGCGGAAGCAACAAGTAGTATCGCTCTCGTCGACTGAAGCCGAGCTCAACGCTCTATGTGCGGCGGCGTGTTTCGAGATCTGGCTGGTTCGGCTGCTCAAGGATTTGGGGAAGGATGCCGAGCTGCCGGTGTGA